A window of the Bacteroidales bacterium genome harbors these coding sequences:
- a CDS encoding EI24 domain-containing protein, protein MTFSKQVKLGFKTYGKAFHFLFKKKLWWFFIFPLIFNILLFYIGSVFIDTLIENVKTYIYGIFDFGDADFFLSGFLKSFISGFLWLVFHFLFIFIFAYFGGYIVLIFLSPVFAFLSEKTEKINTGNNYPFNLKQFIKDIIRGIIIALRNLFIEIGITIGLFIVCLIPVIGWLIGIFSPLIIFFISSYFYGFSYLDYSLERKKYNVKQSVKIMRKYKWLNITNGAIFAVLLIIPYIGTLLASFVAIVSVVAASLSIDEIADEIKC, encoded by the coding sequence ATGACTTTTTCAAAGCAGGTAAAATTAGGATTTAAAACTTATGGTAAAGCATTTCATTTTTTATTCAAAAAAAAGCTTTGGTGGTTTTTTATTTTTCCTTTAATATTTAATATCCTTTTATTCTATATTGGCTCGGTTTTTATTGATACTTTAATTGAAAATGTAAAAACTTATATTTATGGTATATTTGATTTCGGAGATGCTGATTTTTTCCTTTCAGGATTTTTAAAAAGTTTTATATCAGGGTTTTTGTGGTTGGTTTTTCATTTTTTATTCATTTTTATTTTTGCTTATTTTGGTGGTTATATTGTTCTTATATTTTTATCACCCGTATTTGCTTTTCTATCTGAAAAAACAGAAAAAATCAATACAGGAAACAACTATCCTTTTAACCTAAAACAATTTATTAAAGATATTATAAGAGGAATAATTATTGCATTAAGGAATTTATTTATTGAAATTGGTATAACAATAGGTTTGTTTATTGTTTGTTTAATACCCGTGATTGGATGGTTGATAGGAATTTTTTCACCTTTAATTATATTTTTTATATCATCATATTTTTATGGATTTTCATATTTAGATTATTCTTTAGAAAGAAAAAAATATAATGTAAAACAAAGTGTGAAAATAATGAGAAAATATAAATGGCTAAATATTACCAATGGTGCTATTTTCGCAGTTTTATTAATTATACCTTATATTGGAACTCTGTTGGCAAGTTTTGTAGCAATAGTTTCAGTTGTCGCGGCTTCTCTATCTATTGATGAAATAGCTGATGAAATAAAATGTTGA